The sequence below is a genomic window from Paenibacillus silvisoli.
GAATATCTGATCTTCATGTCCATAGCCTCCCGATTAACGTGATTGTGAACGCTGTTGATCGTAGGTGCGCATGCAGACAAGCCTCAGTACACTAATTATCCCTATTCACTGCTTCTTCCTCTATTTCCAAAAAAATAAAAAAGAATCCGCATGCGGCGCTTGAGCCGGAACCGCCGGGAAGGCGGTTCCGCGAGCTCTTGCAGCGCGCATTCCCTTACAGTGCAATGTGGAAACTGCTTGGGCGGATTCTTAGTTGGCTTATTCCCCTGTAATACCTGTCTTATCGACAACCTCAACGAATCGGCGTTGCGCGAACATGTACAGCACGAGCAGCGGAAGCACGATCAAGAGCGTACCCGCCATCCGGATCGATTCGTTAATGTTTTGCTTGCCGCCAACCGCTTGGCCGCCGCCATACAAGCGAGCGAACGAGTCATTGAACGTTTTCAGCTGCAGCGGAAGCGTCGTCATGCTGTCGCCCAAGTAAAGCGACGTCAAGTACGTCTCATTCCAGTGCCATACCGTCGAGAAGAGCATAACGACGACGATGGCAGGCATCGAGATCGGCAGGATCAGCTGGAAGAACGTACGGATAAAGCCGGCGCCGTCCATTTGAGCCGCTTCTTCGAGCGATACCGGGATCGTCCGGAAAAACTGCGTGTAGATCAGAATAAACAGAACGCCTTTGATCCCTTGCGCGAAGATCGTCGGAATGATGAACGGAAGCGACGACCCGAGCATGTGGTACTCGTTGAACATCAAGTAAAGCGGAATCATAACGACTTGGTTCGGTACGATGAACGTAATCATCATGAGCGCGAAAATGATGTTTTTGCCCGGGAAACGGAACTTCGCGAGTCCGTAGCCGACAACGGCGCAAGAAACGGTTTGTCCGATCGCCGGTACGACGGAGTTCAGAACCGAATTCCAGAACGTATCCATGTAATTGAGGACGTGCCACGCCTGGGTGAAGTTGTCAAAGAAAAACTTCTGCGGAATCCAAAGCACCGTCGGATCAAGCAGGTCTTCCAAGCTTTTGAAGCTTTGCGAAACCAGATACAGGATCGGGTACAAGTAAACGAATCCGACGCTGATCAACAAGCCGTATACGAACAGCTTGAAGATAAAGCCGTCGTTGCCCTGCCGTCCCAGCAAGATGCGTTTGACGAGCTGGTAGGCGCTGAACAGGTTCGATTTTTGCAGCTTCTTCATCTGTTCCATTACGCGCTCCTCCTCTTCCTTCTCACGGTCACGTCATCGTTGTTGCGGAACAGCAGCAGAATGAACAGCAAGAATACGAATATGACGCCGAAGTAAATCCATGCCAAAGCCGTTGCGTAACCGAAGCCTGTCGTCAGGTTGAACATATTCGCCTTGATGACCTCGATGACATCGCTGAACGAGTTCGTGAACAGATCGACCGTCGTATAAATCATGTTTACCGCGATGAACGGCTTGATCGCCGGCAGCGTAACCTTCCAGAAGCTAACCCACGGCGAAGCGCCGTCGATGGAAGCCGCTTCGTACACCTGCTTGTTCACCTTCTGCAAGCCGGCCAGGAAGATCAGAATTTGCACGCCGGAAAACCACAAAATCAAGATGAGCTGTTGAATGAGATTGATGATCGGCGACGACCATGCCGGGCTCAAATTGTCCTTGATAATCTCGATAATGCCGTATTTCTCGACGAGCGGGATCGCGGTCGCCCCTTGGCTGAACAGCTCGTT
It includes:
- a CDS encoding carbohydrate ABC transporter permease, with protein sequence MSKLKVTKKMREALTGYVLVLPWVIGFLLFMAYPIYYSIFLSFNRVTISAEGIVTQYIKTDNYKYAFLDDPEFVEKLLLFIKSAVGMIPIIIVFSMLVALLINQPIKAKGLFRAIFFLPVVITSGEVVNELFSQGATAIPLVEKYGIIEIIKDNLSPAWSSPIINLIQQLILILWFSGVQILIFLAGLQKVNKQVYEAASIDGASPWVSFWKVTLPAIKPFIAVNMIYTTVDLFTNSFSDVIEVIKANMFNLTTGFGYATALAWIYFGVIFVFLLFILLLFRNNDDVTVRRKRRSA
- a CDS encoding carbohydrate ABC transporter permease is translated as MEQMKKLQKSNLFSAYQLVKRILLGRQGNDGFIFKLFVYGLLISVGFVYLYPILYLVSQSFKSLEDLLDPTVLWIPQKFFFDNFTQAWHVLNYMDTFWNSVLNSVVPAIGQTVSCAVVGYGLAKFRFPGKNIIFALMMITFIVPNQVVMIPLYLMFNEYHMLGSSLPFIIPTIFAQGIKGVLFILIYTQFFRTIPVSLEEAAQMDGAGFIRTFFQLILPISMPAIVVVMLFSTVWHWNETYLTSLYLGDSMTTLPLQLKTFNDSFARLYGGGQAVGGKQNINESIRMAGTLLIVLPLLVLYMFAQRRFVEVVDKTGITGE